A stretch of the Egicoccus sp. AB-alg6-2 genome encodes the following:
- a CDS encoding IclR family transcriptional regulator codes for MKPLETHLDDRSVLGKVQRVLECFEAQTSTLQLNELMSRTGLAKGTVHRIANDLVTWGLLERVAGGYRLGLRLFELGQLVPRQRILRETALPFMEDLYTATREIVHLGIVDGVDVLYIEKLVGHRTAQSPSRMGGRMPLYCTAIGKALLAFSPPELFDRVVERGLVPRTPHTTAVTSLLRSQLEETQQRGFAQEREESAFGLGCVAAPVFGPGGHLVAGISVSVPTTRFETEPLALAVMSTAASLSRALGSPATRASRLDHAARAG; via the coding sequence ATGAAGCCGTTGGAGACCCACCTGGACGATCGCTCCGTCCTCGGCAAGGTGCAGCGCGTCCTGGAGTGCTTCGAAGCCCAAACCTCGACTCTTCAACTCAATGAACTGATGAGTCGTACGGGACTGGCGAAGGGCACCGTCCACCGCATCGCGAACGATCTCGTCACCTGGGGGCTGCTGGAGCGGGTCGCGGGTGGATACCGGTTGGGGTTGCGCCTGTTCGAGTTAGGTCAGTTGGTTCCTCGCCAGCGCATCCTGCGTGAGACCGCCCTGCCGTTCATGGAGGACCTCTACACCGCCACCCGCGAGATCGTGCACCTGGGAATCGTCGACGGGGTCGACGTGCTCTACATCGAGAAGCTGGTCGGTCACCGGACGGCCCAGAGCCCATCCCGCATGGGGGGGCGCATGCCGTTGTACTGCACCGCGATCGGCAAGGCCCTTCTCGCATTTTCGCCGCCCGAGCTGTTCGACCGCGTCGTGGAGCGCGGCCTCGTCCCGCGCACTCCGCACACGACGGCCGTGACTTCGCTCCTTCGGTCACAGCTCGAGGAGACGCAGCAGCGCGGCTTCGCGCAGGAGCGGGAGGAGTCGGCGTTCGGTCTCGGTTGCGTCGCCGCGCCGGTCTTCGGCCCCGGTGGTCATCTCGTCGCCGGCATCTCCGTCTCCGTACCCACGACGCGTTTCGAGACGGAGCCGTTGGCACTCGCCGTGATGTCGACAGCGGCATCACTCTCGCGCGCCCTGGGCTCGCCGGCCACCCGAGCATCCCGGCTGGATCACGCGGCACGTGCTGGGTGA
- a CDS encoding acetaldehyde dehydrogenase (acetylating): protein MDVDNSPSGQSEAPLSVAIVGPGNIGTDLLLKLQRSEHVEVRYMVGIDPDSDGLRFAEQHGVEASADGVPWLVGREDVPDVVFEATSASAHRHNAPLYEAAGIQAVDLTPCALGPSVVPSVNLDQHLGTSNMNMITCGGQATIPMVAAVSRVTPVAYAEIVASIASRSAGPGTRANIDEFTQTTAAGLEAVGGAARGKAIIVLNPAEPPMIMRDTVYCAIDPEADQEAITASVERMVAAVAAYVPGYRLVASPQFDGPRPEWDGLARVTVLLQVEGNGDYLPPYAGNLDIMTAAAARVAERLARARVGAAG, encoded by the coding sequence TTGGACGTGGACAACAGCCCCAGCGGGCAGTCCGAGGCGCCGCTTTCGGTGGCGATCGTCGGCCCGGGCAATATCGGCACCGACCTGCTGCTCAAGTTGCAGCGCAGCGAACACGTCGAAGTCCGCTACATGGTCGGCATCGACCCCGATTCGGACGGTTTGCGCTTCGCCGAACAACATGGCGTCGAGGCGTCCGCAGACGGCGTGCCGTGGCTCGTCGGACGCGAGGATGTTCCGGACGTCGTCTTCGAGGCGACCTCGGCGAGCGCGCATCGCCACAACGCGCCGCTGTACGAAGCGGCGGGGATCCAGGCAGTCGACCTGACGCCGTGTGCGCTGGGCCCCTCTGTCGTCCCGAGCGTGAACCTCGACCAACATCTCGGCACCTCGAACATGAACATGATCACCTGCGGGGGGCAGGCCACGATCCCGATGGTCGCAGCCGTCTCGCGGGTTACTCCGGTCGCCTACGCCGAGATCGTGGCGTCCATCGCCTCACGCTCGGCGGGACCCGGCACGCGCGCCAACATCGACGAGTTCACCCAGACCACCGCAGCGGGACTGGAGGCCGTCGGCGGCGCTGCACGTGGCAAGGCGATCATCGTGCTCAACCCCGCCGAGCCACCCATGATCATGCGCGACACGGTGTACTGCGCGATCGATCCCGAAGCCGATCAGGAAGCGATCACGGCTTCCGTCGAACGGATGGTGGCGGCCGTCGCCGCCTATGTGCCGGGGTATCGCCTTGTCGCGTCGCCGCAGTTCGACGGGCCGCGGCCCGAATGGGACGGCCTCGCTCGCGTCACCGTGTTGCTGCAAGTGGAGGGCAACGGCGACTACTTGCCGCCGTATGCGGGCAACCTCGACATCATGACCGCCGCCGCGGCGCGAGTGGCTGAGCGTCTGGCTCGCGCGCGAGTCGGCGCCGCCGGTTGA
- a CDS encoding UDP-N-acetylglucosamine 2-epimerase, which translates to MIHVFLGTKAQYIKTAPLLRLLDAEGIGYRLIDSGQHAALSVGLREELGVRHPDHVLASGRDITSIPQAARWALKLFARLLDGRKLRREVFGGQGGVCVVHGDTPSTLLSTLMARRAGLQVAHLEAGLRSKHLLHPFPEELIRVIVMRIAHLLFAPDAEAVANLRRMRVKGRIVPLPGNTVAEALAHDLRPAPSNGTSDAAEAEVEAPVIVTMHRVENLNRRERVEHLVSTVERIAVTHPVRFVQHGPTIDTLKRRGLDQRLRAAGVELVELAPHAQFVAMLQAAPFVITDGGSIQEECALLGVPTLLWRAATERADGIGANVVVSDYDRRVVDAFLAEPQRLRRPAIADELKPSEVVLEHLRNHA; encoded by the coding sequence GTGATCCACGTCTTCCTCGGCACCAAGGCGCAGTACATCAAGACGGCGCCGCTGCTGCGGCTGCTCGACGCAGAAGGGATCGGGTACCGCCTGATCGACTCCGGTCAGCACGCCGCGTTGTCGGTCGGTCTGCGCGAGGAGCTCGGCGTCCGTCATCCCGACCACGTCCTGGCGTCGGGACGCGACATCACCTCGATCCCGCAGGCGGCGCGGTGGGCCCTGAAGCTGTTCGCGCGTCTCCTCGACGGCCGCAAGCTCCGGCGGGAGGTCTTCGGTGGGCAGGGTGGGGTCTGTGTCGTGCACGGCGACACGCCCTCGACGTTGCTGTCGACGCTGATGGCACGCCGGGCCGGCCTGCAGGTGGCCCACCTCGAGGCGGGGTTGAGGTCGAAGCACCTGCTGCATCCGTTCCCGGAGGAGTTGATCCGGGTGATCGTGATGCGCATCGCCCATCTGCTGTTCGCGCCGGACGCCGAGGCGGTTGCCAACCTGCGGAGGATGCGGGTGAAGGGCCGGATCGTGCCGTTGCCCGGGAACACTGTCGCCGAGGCGCTCGCCCACGACCTCCGACCCGCCCCAAGCAACGGCACGAGCGACGCGGCTGAAGCTGAGGTCGAGGCTCCGGTGATCGTGACCATGCACCGCGTCGAGAACCTCAACCGTCGCGAACGCGTCGAGCACCTCGTTTCGACGGTCGAACGCATCGCCGTCACGCATCCGGTGCGGTTCGTGCAGCACGGTCCCACCATCGACACGCTGAAGCGCCGCGGCCTCGACCAACGCTTGAGGGCGGCCGGCGTCGAGCTCGTCGAGCTGGCGCCGCATGCGCAGTTCGTCGCGATGCTGCAGGCCGCGCCGTTCGTGATCACCGACGGTGGGTCGATCCAGGAGGAGTGCGCGCTGCTGGGGGTGCCGACGCTGTTGTGGCGCGCAGCAACGGAACGCGCCGATGGGATCGGCGCCAACGTGGTGGTGTCCGACTACGACCGTCGCGTGGTCGACGCCTTCCTGGCCGAACCGCAGCGCCTGCGCCGGCCGGCGATCGCGGACGAGCTCAAACCCTCCGAGGTGGTGCTGGAACACCTCCGAAACCACGCCTGA
- a CDS encoding alpha/beta fold hydrolase: MVHSGHDTIWLDLLGAQTRYVDAGGIRTRVIESGTGPALVLLHGGGGHAEAFARNVVPLAGEGLRVVAVDYLGHGLTDRPSNPIGRDNYVAHLVATLDALGLEQATLAGESLGGWIAFWTALLHPDRVTKLISVCGARLEVEKDPASEAHVREGRARFKALNEAFLADPTLENVRNRLAWLFFDPDESITDELAQLRLRLYQDDKVRRTLSDGIGMKVVTSGADTVKRNDAFDADALAGIQHETLVLWTSHNPSNTAATARRAASFIPNSRFAVMSDCGHWPQWEDPATFNRLVADFTLGRAQVGEPVELAST; the protein is encoded by the coding sequence ATGGTGCACAGCGGCCACGACACGATCTGGCTGGACCTGTTGGGAGCGCAGACACGCTACGTGGACGCCGGGGGTATCCGCACCCGTGTCATCGAATCGGGTACGGGCCCGGCGCTGGTGTTGCTGCATGGGGGCGGCGGCCATGCCGAGGCGTTTGCCCGCAACGTCGTGCCGCTGGCTGGCGAAGGTCTTCGCGTTGTCGCCGTCGACTACCTCGGACACGGATTGACCGATCGGCCCTCGAACCCGATCGGTCGCGACAACTACGTCGCCCACCTCGTCGCAACTCTCGACGCCCTCGGGCTCGAACAGGCCACGCTGGCCGGCGAGTCGCTCGGGGGATGGATCGCGTTCTGGACCGCGCTTCTGCACCCCGACCGTGTGACGAAGTTGATCTCGGTGTGTGGGGCCCGACTGGAGGTCGAAAAGGACCCGGCATCCGAGGCGCACGTCCGCGAGGGACGCGCGCGCTTCAAGGCGCTGAACGAGGCGTTCCTGGCGGACCCGACCCTCGAAAACGTCCGAAACCGCCTCGCCTGGCTGTTCTTCGACCCCGACGAGTCGATCACCGACGAACTCGCGCAACTCCGCCTGCGGCTGTACCAGGACGACAAAGTGCGACGCACCCTTTCCGACGGTATCGGGATGAAGGTCGTCACCTCGGGTGCCGACACGGTGAAACGCAACGATGCGTTCGACGCGGACGCGCTGGCCGGCATCCAGCACGAGACGTTGGTCCTTTGGACCAGTCACAACCCCAGCAACACCGCCGCGACGGCACGTCGGGCGGCGTCGTTCATCCCCAACTCGCGGTTCGCTGTCATGTCCGACTGCGGACATTGGCCGCAGTGGGAGGACCCCGCAACGTTCAACCGACTGGTCGCCGACTTCACGCTGGGCCGCGCCCAGGTCGGAGAGCCCGTCGAACTGGCCTCCACCTGA
- a CDS encoding RNA polymerase sigma factor: MIGEGFEHVLASARRGEEAAWRRFYLELQPALVGYLRGRGCATPEDVASETLLQVVRDLRKFSGTEANFRSWVFSIAHHRMIDAARHTKARPVRPAESEVLEAGLPATRIDDAVLNGLGGAELEHLLSACTPDQRDVLLLCYVADLSLHQAAEVLDKEYNAVKALHRRAISALRDQLDDAKYPRRGQRSLTSSA; this comes from the coding sequence ATGATCGGCGAAGGCTTCGAGCACGTGCTGGCGTCAGCACGTCGAGGCGAGGAAGCGGCCTGGCGCCGGTTCTACCTCGAGCTCCAGCCTGCGCTGGTCGGCTATCTGCGCGGTCGCGGCTGCGCGACGCCGGAGGACGTCGCCTCGGAGACGCTGCTGCAGGTCGTTCGCGACCTGCGCAAGTTCAGCGGCACCGAAGCCAACTTCCGCTCCTGGGTGTTCTCCATCGCCCACCACCGCATGATCGACGCGGCCCGCCACACCAAGGCCCGCCCGGTCCGACCCGCGGAGTCCGAGGTGCTGGAGGCCGGACTGCCGGCGACCCGCATCGACGACGCCGTCCTCAACGGACTCGGCGGAGCGGAGCTCGAGCACCTGCTGTCCGCCTGCACGCCGGACCAGCGTGACGTCCTGCTGCTCTGCTACGTCGCCGACCTCAGTCTGCACCAGGCTGCCGAGGTGCTCGACAAGGAATACAACGCCGTCAAGGCATTGCACCGTCGTGCGATCAGCGCGCTCCGCGATCAACTCGATGATGCGAAGTACCCGCGGCGGGGTCAGCGTTCGCTGACCTCATCAGCATGA
- a CDS encoding S8 family serine peptidase — MASFRPLPRFVSLVVAVATASAAFAVPALAGDGDEVRLLVTFAAPVDAATAGEGLPVADDFSPANVNGPSAAPVDDSKVQVLEFDTTADAAAAERLLARRDDVVAVEPDTLIYTATTATTATSSAVTHSGPASTVVAGFDTSAGSWGVRNTGQVVASKPGRAKVDVGATEAWPYATGKGVVVAVIDTGVDVSHPLLRDQLWRNPRAATPRTDPVTGRTYVNDVHGWNFAANNNRLYSTPDSDGHGTHVAGIIAGAADASSGFTGVAPDARLMVLKFLEGDSGRVSDAVAAIRYARDNGAHVINASWTSPVASTALQMALYESGLPVVTAAGNTARTLEQLPVYPVAWRLPNVVGVAAIDNAGAIASYSARSRELVDVVAPGSHILSTVPGGRLDRMSGTSQAAPHVTGALALALQHHRGRNAVEVVEAVRASVRPLPGMRDTRSGGLVRAPLVLDRLGTTVPACRQISPQRFTDVSAASVHGPAVGCLVSLGITQGRTDGTYGAVDGLTRGQVATMVARALERAGRLPAAPTVGRFSDVAPTGYVHRDAIEALAAVGIVRGRTETRFAPHAITTRAEFAAIVTRTNEYLAGGPYRIYGPKFSDTVGHADEGLLRAASGLRVVTGMTDGRFAPDAPVRRDQAASMLGRLLDRLVQEGLLEPAV; from the coding sequence ATGGCGTCGTTCCGCCCCCTGCCGCGGTTCGTCTCACTGGTTGTCGCCGTCGCGACCGCGTCGGCCGCCTTCGCCGTGCCGGCCCTGGCCGGTGACGGCGACGAGGTCCGGCTCCTGGTGACGTTCGCCGCGCCCGTCGACGCCGCCACCGCCGGCGAGGGGCTGCCCGTCGCCGACGACTTCTCGCCGGCGAACGTCAACGGCCCGTCGGCGGCGCCGGTCGATGACTCGAAGGTGCAGGTGCTCGAGTTCGACACCACGGCCGACGCGGCCGCGGCCGAGCGCCTGCTCGCCCGCCGTGACGACGTCGTGGCCGTCGAGCCGGACACCCTGATCTACACCGCGACGACCGCCACCACTGCCACGTCGAGCGCAGTCACGCACAGCGGTCCCGCCTCCACGGTCGTGGCCGGGTTCGACACCAGTGCCGGAAGTTGGGGCGTGCGGAACACCGGCCAGGTCGTGGCAAGCAAGCCCGGCCGTGCCAAGGTCGACGTCGGCGCCACCGAGGCCTGGCCCTACGCCACCGGCAAGGGCGTGGTCGTCGCCGTGATCGACACGGGTGTCGACGTCAGCCACCCGCTGCTGCGCGACCAGTTGTGGCGCAACCCGCGCGCTGCGACGCCACGGACCGACCCGGTCACCGGACGTACCTACGTCAACGACGTGCACGGCTGGAACTTCGCGGCGAACAACAATCGGCTCTACAGCACGCCTGACAGCGACGGTCACGGCACGCATGTCGCCGGCATCATCGCCGGCGCCGCCGACGCGTCGAGCGGCTTCACCGGGGTGGCGCCGGACGCGAGGCTGATGGTCCTGAAGTTCCTCGAGGGCGACTCGGGTCGGGTCTCGGACGCCGTGGCGGCGATCCGCTACGCCCGGGACAACGGCGCGCACGTCATCAACGCGAGCTGGACCTCCCCGGTGGCGTCGACTGCGCTGCAGATGGCGCTGTACGAGTCGGGCCTGCCGGTGGTCACCGCGGCCGGCAACACGGCGCGCACCCTCGAGCAGCTCCCGGTCTACCCCGTTGCCTGGCGCCTGCCCAACGTGGTGGGTGTGGCCGCCATCGACAACGCCGGGGCCATCGCGTCCTACAGCGCCCGCAGCCGCGAACTGGTCGACGTGGTCGCGCCGGGCAGCCACATCCTCTCGACCGTTCCTGGTGGTCGCCTCGACCGCATGTCGGGCACCTCGCAGGCCGCGCCGCACGTCACGGGCGCCTTGGCCCTCGCGCTGCAGCACCACCGCGGTCGCAACGCCGTCGAGGTGGTCGAGGCGGTCCGCGCCAGCGTCCGTCCTCTGCCGGGTATGCGTGACACGCGCTCGGGCGGGCTCGTGCGCGCGCCGCTGGTGCTCGACCGCCTCGGAACGACGGTGCCGGCGTGTCGGCAGATCTCGCCGCAGCGCTTCACCGACGTGAGCGCCGCGTCGGTGCACGGCCCCGCGGTCGGCTGCCTCGTCTCGCTCGGTATCACCCAGGGCCGCACCGACGGCACGTACGGGGCCGTTGACGGGCTCACGCGGGGGCAGGTCGCGACCATGGTGGCCCGTGCCCTCGAGCGTGCCGGCCGCCTGCCGGCCGCTCCCACCGTCGGCCGCTTCTCCGATGTCGCGCCCACCGGGTACGTCCACCGCGACGCCATCGAGGCACTGGCCGCGGTCGGCATCGTCCGTGGCCGGACCGAGACGCGGTTCGCGCCGCACGCGATCACGACCCGTGCCGAGTTCGCCGCCATCGTCACCCGCACCAACGAGTACCTGGCGGGTGGCCCATACCGCATCTACGGGCCGAAATTCAGCGACACGGTCGGCCACGCCGACGAGGGGCTGTTGCGCGCCGCGTCGGGTCTGCGGGTCGTGACCGGGATGACCGACGGCCGGTTCGCTCCCGACGCGCCGGTCCGCCGCGACCAGGCCGCGAGCATGTTGGGCCGTCTGCTCGACCGCCTCGTCCAGGAAGGGCTGCTCGAACCCGCCGTGTGA
- a CDS encoding 2-keto-4-pentenoate hydratase — translation MRVPLSGTVPLRRPTAGRTLLEANLSARLGMPAGTMVDAAADPAALQERPMTDHASGNATDPDTRGRARALYDALRTHEPIEPLTTGAPDFSLEQAYEVQRRLVEMLLADGDQIVGYKLGLTSRPMQELLGVDTPDFSAVVDSQQLPDGAVVALDRFISPMIEAEFVFHLASPLQGPGVTIDEVVNATESISAGLEIVDSRIRDWAIRLPDTVADLASCGAVVVSARREPLPVGGARLLGMALSRNGELVDTGCGAATLGDPAAAVAWLANTLGSRGVRLEPGQLILTGALHKAVPLARGDHFVAEFDRIGSVDVHVE, via the coding sequence GTGCGCGTCCCGCTCAGTGGAACAGTGCCGTTGCGTCGACCAACTGCAGGCCGCACGTTGCTGGAAGCGAACCTGTCCGCCCGACTGGGCATGCCGGCAGGCACGATGGTTGACGCCGCTGCCGACCCGGCCGCACTTCAGGAGCGCCCAATGACCGACCACGCCTCCGGCAACGCGACGGATCCCGATACGCGGGGCCGCGCACGCGCGCTCTACGACGCCTTGCGCACCCACGAGCCGATCGAGCCGCTCACCACCGGCGCACCCGACTTCAGCCTCGAGCAGGCTTACGAGGTACAGCGCCGGCTCGTCGAGATGCTGCTCGCGGACGGCGACCAGATTGTCGGCTACAAGCTCGGGTTGACCTCGCGACCTATGCAGGAACTGCTCGGCGTCGACACACCGGACTTTTCCGCCGTCGTCGACTCGCAGCAACTTCCGGACGGCGCCGTCGTCGCGTTGGACCGCTTCATCTCGCCCATGATCGAGGCAGAGTTCGTGTTCCATCTCGCGTCGCCGCTCCAGGGCCCGGGCGTCACCATCGACGAAGTCGTGAACGCGACCGAGAGCATCTCCGCGGGCCTCGAGATCGTCGATTCGCGGATCCGTGACTGGGCGATCAGGTTGCCCGACACCGTCGCGGACCTGGCCTCGTGCGGTGCGGTCGTCGTGTCGGCCCGGCGCGAACCTCTTCCAGTCGGCGGCGCACGACTGCTGGGAATGGCGCTGAGCCGCAACGGTGAACTCGTGGACACCGGCTGCGGCGCAGCGACGCTCGGTGATCCCGCAGCGGCCGTCGCCTGGCTGGCGAATACGCTCGGCTCACGGGGCGTCCGCCTGGAGCCAGGACAACTGATACTCACGGGTGCGCTGCACAAGGCCGTCCCACTGGCTCGCGGCGACCACTTCGTCGCCGAGTTCGATCGCATCGGATCCGTCGACGTCCACGTGGAGTAG